A stretch of Henckelia pumila isolate YLH828 chromosome 4, ASM3356847v2, whole genome shotgun sequence DNA encodes these proteins:
- the LOC140867517 gene encoding homeobox-leucine zipper protein HDG11-like gives MNLAGGGRGSGDEETFFNRKGNKQYHRHSLRQIQQLEAFFKECPHPDENQRQQLSRKLGLDLKQVKFWFQNKRTQTKALNERADNGVIRSENERIHYENLAMREALKNVICSSCNGSGLGEGEKECSLQRLRMENVLLKEKVTHGRIIAILSNNMRKSTMPLHGVDSFSNMRVNNFLDIETGVPAPFDPEQLPWNSTTPISQHRLNQIKEMDEAVIFEAAVSAMDELVDLLRMKEPVWIKSALDGRYMLHRDSYDKLFPKAVHLKTSNARTESSKDSGEVAMAALDLIEMLLDPNKREDIFPTIVTKSRSIHGIIDIGKFDGSLSLIYEKIHILSPLVAPREFFLIRYCRQLNSNTWVMVDVSYDFIKELQEVAPTRSWKLPSGCMVEDMSNGKSIITWIEHVEVDDKSSTNRLYRDLVLGCQAYGAKRWIVTLQRMCERFALSMGLTMASKHELEGVIQSTECRRNLMKLSHRMVKNFCEMLSMSEELDFPHWSAMNNSGVRISLRKSNGQGQPYGLIVCAATCLWLPLSYENLFNFFKDEKKRALWDILSNGNSVNEIAHISTGTHPGNCISIIQPSVPKENMLMLQESCVDPLGAMMIYAPIELQAINSAVIGEDTKKIPILPSGYLISTDGRSDKGIGASTSSGTCNSSGSLLTIAFQILVCCSTIPKQPSMESIATVHALLSSTIQKIRLALNCAEVD, from the exons ATGAATCTTGCTGGAGGAGGACGTGGATCGGGTGATGAAGAAACATTTTTCAATCGGAAGGGCAACAAACAATACCATCGGCACTCTTTGCGACAAATTCAGCAACTCGAAGC ATTTTTCAAGGAATGTCCACACCCAGATGAGAACCAACGGCAGCAATTAAGCAGGAAACTAGGCCTTGATCTTAAGCAAGTAAAGTTCTGGTTTCAAAATAAAAGAACTCAAACTAAG GCTCTGAATGAGAGAGCAGACAACGGTGTCATCCGATCTGAAAATGAAAGAATTCACTATGAAAATCTTGCAATGCGCGAGGCGTTGAAAAACGTCATTTGTTCATCTTGCAATGGTTCAGGTCTCGGGGAAGGAGAGAAAGAGTGTAGTTTACAGAGATTGAGGATGGAAAATGTATTATTGAAAGAAAAGGTGACT CATGGACGAATTATCGCCATCCTTTCCAATAATATGCGAAAATCGACTATGCCTCTGCATGGAGTGGATTCCTTCTCAAATATGCGAGTAAATAATTTTCTTGATATTGAGACGGGAGTCCCTGCTCCATTTGATCCTGAACAACTACCATGGAATTCGACGACTCCCATATCTCAGCATCGTTTGAATCAAATAAAGGAGATGGATGAAGCTGTCATTTTTGAGGCAGCTGTTAGTGCCATGGATGAACTTGTGGATCTTTTACGCATGAAAGAGCCTGTGTGGATCAAGTCCGCCCTGGATGGGAGATATATGCTACATCGCGATAGTTATGATAAACTTTTTCCAAAGGCGGTCCATTTAAAAACTTCAAATGCTCGGACTGAATCATCGAAAGATTCAGGAGAGGTGGCAATGGCTGCGTTGGACTTAATTGAAATGCTTCTTGATCCG AATAAAAGAGAGGACATTTTTCCAACTATTGTCACAAAATCAAGGTCCATCCACGGCATAATTgatattggaaaatttgatgGTTCTTTAAGTTTG ATATATGAAAAAATCCACATCTTGTCTCCTCTTGTGGCTCCTCGAGAGTTTTTTCTCATTCGCTATTGCCGGCAGCTTAACTCAAATACTTGGGTGATGGTAGATGTTTCCTATGATTTCATCAAAGAGCTCCAAGAAGTAGCTCCCACTCGCTCTTGGAAACTTCCCTCAGGATGTATGGTCGAAGATATGTCAAATGGAAAATCTATT ATTACATGGATTGAGCATGTTGAAGTGGATGACAAATCATCGACGAATCGTCTGTATAGAGATCTAGTTTTGGGTTGTCAAGCTTATGGAGCTAAAAGGTGGATCGTTACTCTTCAGAGGATGTGCGAGAGATTCGCACTCTCAATGGGGCTAACTATGGCGTCTAAGCATGAACTTGAAGGAG TTATCCAATCGACTGAATGTCGGAGGAACTTAATGAAGCTTTCTCACAGAATGGTAAAAAATTTCTGTGAGATGTTAAGTATGTCGGAAGAACTAGATTTCCCCCACTGGTCAGCAATGAATAACAGTGGAGTTCGGATCTCGCTCCGTAAAAGCAATGGGCAAGGACAACCTTATGGCTTGATTGTTTGCGCAGCTACCTGTCTTTGGCTTCCCCTGTCTTATGAGAATCTCTTCAACTTCTTCAAAGATGAGAAAAAAAGAGCTCTG tGGGACATCTTATCAAATGGAAATTCTGTGAATGAAATCGCCCACATCTCGACTGGGACTCATCCTGGAAATTGCATTTCTATCATCCAG CCTTCTGTACCTAAAGAGAACATGTTGATGCTTCAAGAGAGTTGCGTCGATCCACTAGGGGCCATGATGATCTATGCCCCAATAGAGTTGCAAGCGATCAATTCTGCTGTGATTGGTGAGGACACAAAGAAGATCCCAATACTTCCATCAGGCTACCTGATTTCCACCGATGGTCGTTCGGACAAGGGAATTGGAGCTTCAACTAGTTCAGGTACATGCAACTCCAGTGGTTCTCTATTAACTATTGCTTTTCAAATATTAGTGTGCTGCAGCACCATACCAAAGCAGCCAAGCATGGAGTCGATAGCCACCGTGCATGCTCTCTTAAGCTCAACCATCCAAAAAATCAGATTGGCTCTTAACTGTGCGGAAGTAGATTGA
- the LOC140866996 gene encoding 14-3-3 protein 1 yields MALSREQYLYMAKLAEQAERYEEMVKFMDSLVISSAGAELSVEERNLLSVAYKNVIGSLRAAWRIVSSIEQKEEGRKNDDHVLLVKDYRSKIENELSQVCAGILKILNDHLIPSAASSESKVFYLKMKGDYHRYLAEFKVGNERKEAAEDTMLAYKAAQDIALADLPPTHPIRLGLALNFSVFYYEILNSSEKACSMAKQAFEEAIAELDTLGEESYKDSTLIMQLLRDNLTLWTSDMQDQIDEA; encoded by the exons ATGGCTTTGAGTCGCGAGCAGTATCTCTACATGGCTAAGCTAGCCGAGCAAGCCGAGCGCTACGAAGAGATGGTTAAGTTTATGGACAGCCTTGTTATCAGCTCCGCCGGCGCCGAGCTGTCCGTCGAGGAGCGCAACCTTCTCTCCGTCGCCTACAAGAACGTTATCGGCTCCCTGCGTGCAGCTTGGCGGATTGTCTCCTCCATCGAGCAAAAGGAAGAGGGCCGTAAGAACGACGACCACGTTTTGCTCGTCAAGGACTATAGATCTAAGATCGAGAACGAGCTGTCGCAAGTCTGCGCCGGAATTCTCAAGATCCTTAATGATCATTTGATTCCTTCGGCTGCTTCTAGTGAATCGAAGGTCTTTTATCTGAAAATGAAGGGAGACTATCATCGGTACTTGGCCGAGTTTAAAGTTGGGAATGAGCGCAAAGAGGCTGCTGAGGATACTATGCTGGCTTACAAAGCCGCGCAG GACATTGCACTTGCTGATCTTCCTCCAACTCATCCAATACGATTGGGCTTGGCTCTCAATTTCTCAGTTTTTTACTATGAAATTCTGAATTCATCAGAGAAAGCTTGCAGCATGGCCAAACAG GCTTTTGAGGAAGCCATTGCAGAGTTGGATACATTGGGCGAAGAGTCATACAAGGATAGCACTCTCATCATGCAACTTCTCAGGGACAATCTCACTCTTTGGACTTCCGATATGCAG
- the LOC140860602 gene encoding probable L-type lectin-domain containing receptor kinase S.5 produces MAIPATIIAAVAIFLSLISTVVEADNTKLETFSKQYGDPFDESYYGIFEVEKPATISNGALQVTLDSASGDMNLTHQSGRVFFKQPFKLWPDAGDINNVSSTVVGSFNSSFLINIYRPKNETPGEGLAFVIAPDLNLPGHSSGEFLGLTNSSTDGNPGNNILAVEFDTFKQDFDVDDNHVGININSVKSVVNTSLTPHNITLAPMGAKFYNVWVDYDGVGKFMQVYITEQENKTGPTPPKPVSPILSYNLNLRDHVRQYSYFGFSASTGEYIQLNCVLRWNLTVHYFPENDGPWLKIVLGVGIPVVVVLMIGAFGLGCYIRRRRIQLSNPNLVGALKTLPGTPREFGFRDLKKATGNFDGKNKLGQGGYGVVYRGFLVNDNLEIAVKWFSRESIKGQDDFLAELTIINRLRHKNLVKLLGWCHKNGKLLLVYEYMPNGSLDKHLFAPPSVDPLPWNLRYNVVSGVASALHYLHNEYEQKVVHRDLKASNIMLDSSFNARLGDFGLARALENEKTSYAEAEGVLGTMGYIAPECFHTGKATQQSDVYAFGAVLLELVCGRPAGANIGGFNYLVDWVWLMHRDGKLLEAVDPRLGDEYVAEEATRLLLLGLACSHPSASERPKAEAILQMITSKTVPVPFVPSFRPAFVWPSAALAYLNSSSTGTTSMTRSGWSQLEHSQRENHMGYSDSSV; encoded by the exons ATGGCGATCCCGGCCACAATCATCGCCGCCGTAGCCATATTTCTCTCTTTGATTTCCACGGTGGTCGAAGCGGATAATACAAAACTCGAAACCTTCAGCAAGCAATACGGCGACCCTTTCGACGAATCATACTACGGCATTTTCGAGGTCGAAAAGCCCGCAACTATTAGCAACGGAGCTCTTCAGGTGACACTCGATTCAGCTTCTGGTGACATGAATCTAACTCACCAATCGGGACGCGTGTTCTTCAAACAGCCTTTCAAGCTCTGGCCGGATGCAGGGGATATCAACAATGTAAGTAGTACTGTCGTCGGGTCTTTCAACTCTTCTTTCTTGATCAATATTTACCGCCCGAAAAACGAGACTCCAGGCGAAGGGCTCGCGTTCGTGATCGCTCCGGACCTGAATCTTCCGGGACACAGCTCCGGAGAGTTTCTTGGTCTCACGAATTCGTCCACGGACGGGAATCCGGGTAACAATATTCTCGCCGTTGAATTCGACACTTTTAAGCAAGATTTCGATGTCGATGATAATCACGTCGGGATCAACATAAACAGCGTGAAATCCGTGGTGAATACATCTTTGACACCACATAACATCACGCTAGCTCCGATGGGAGCCAAGTTTTACAACGTTTGGGTCGATTACGACGGCGTTGGAAAGTTCATGCAAGTGTACATTACGGAACAAGAAAACAAAACGGGCCCGACTCCGCCCAAGCCCGTTTCCCCGATCCTGTCGTACAATCTAAACCTGAGAGATCACGTGAGACAGTATTCGTATTTCGGGTTCTCCGCTTCCACGGGGGAATACATTCAACTGAACTGTGTTCTGAGATGGAATCTAACGGTCCATTACTTCCCTGAAAACGATGGTCCGTGGCTGAAGATCGTTCTTGGAGTGGGAATACCAGTTGTTGTGGTGTTGATGATAGGAGCTTTCGGGTTAGGATGCTACATACGGCGTAGGAGGATTCAGCTTTCGAACCCGAACCTGGTCGGGGCGTTGAAAACTCTGCCCGGAACGCCGCGGGAATTTGGATTCAGGGATTTGAAGAAGGCGACGGGGAATTTCGACGGCAAGAACAAGCTGGGACAGGGAGGATATGGGGTGGTTTACAGGGGGTTTCTGGTTAATGACAACTTGGAAATTGCAGTGAAATGGTTTTCCAGGGAGAGTATTAAGGGGCAGGATGATTTCTTGGCTGAGCTTACTATTATTAATCGCCTGCGACACAAGAATCTTGTCAAGCTGCTTG GATGGTGCCACAAGAATGGAAAGCTACTACTTGTATATGAATACATGCCAAATGGTAGCCTAGACAAGCACCTTTTTGCTCCTCCAAGTGTAGATCCTCTCCCGTGGAACCTCAGATACAACGTCGTTTCCGGCGTTGCCTCCGCCCTACACTATCTTCACAATGAATACGAACAAAAGGTCGTTCATCGGGACCTCAAAGCCAGCAACATCATGCTGGACTCGAGCTTCAATGCTCGTCTAGGCGATTTCGGTCTAGCAAGGGCTCTAGAAAATGAGAAGACTTCATACGCCGAGGCTGAGGGGGTTTTAGGCACGATGGGATACATCGCCCCCGAGTGTTTCCACACCGGAAAGGCTACTCAACAGTCCGACGTGTACGCGTTTGGGGCCGTGTTGCTCGAACTAGTGTGTGGACGCCCTGCAGGTGCCAATATTGGTGGCTTCAATTACTTGGTGGATTGGGTTTGGCTCATGCATCGTGATGGGAAGTTGCTAGAGGCCGTGGATCCGAGGTTGGGCGACGAATACGTTGCTGAAGAAGCAACGAGACTGCTTCTATTAGGGCTGGCGTGCTCGCATCCTAGTGCTAGTGAAAGGCCGAAAGCTGAGGCTATACTTCAAATGATCACGTCGAAAACAGTTCCGGTGCCTTTCGTGCCTTCTTTTAGGCCGGCATTTGTGTGGCCTTCCGCTGCACTGGCGTATTTGAATTCAAGCTCGACCGGTACGACGTCAATGACTCGATCTGGCTGGAGCCAACTAGAACACAGCCAGAGGGAGAACCATATGGGATATAGTGACTCTTCGGTGTAA
- the LOC140862311 gene encoding ATP-dependent 6-phosphofructokinase 5, chloroplastic gives MGVLSPAIESRLILPPMTARSDHELFPFGSLCLGKNTKRNGITKRIRVKAQLEKQVSTAAPSIDFSDPDWKFKYQKDFESRFNIPHITDVFPDAVAYPSTFCLKMRTPVSSDFPRGYPSDEEWHGYINKNDRVLLKVIRYSSPTSAGAECIDADCTWVEQWVHRAGPREKIYFKPEEVKAAIVTCGGLCPGLNDVIRQIVITLEIYGVKKIVGIPFGYRGFSDVGLAEMPLSRKVVQNVHLSGGSLLGVSRGGPKVSEIVDSMEERGINMLFVLGGNGTHAGANAIHEECRQRQLKVAVVGVPKTIDNDILLMDKTFGFDTAVEEAQRAINSAYIEAHSAYRGIGIVKLMGRSSGFIAMQASLASGQIDICLIPEVPFNLHGPHGVLNHLEYLLETKGSAVVCVAEGAGQDLLVKTNATDASGNIVLGDIGVHIQQEVKKFFKGIGNPADVKFIDPTYMIRACRANASDGILCTVLGQNAVHGAFAGYSGITVGICNTHYVYFPIPEVIVQPRIVDPNSRMWHRCLTSTGQPDFI, from the exons ATGGGCGTGCTTTCGCCGGCGATTGAATCGAGGTTGATTCTTCCGCCGATGACCGCTCGCTCCGATCACGAGCTTTTCCCTTTCGGGTCGCTGTGTCTGGGTAAGAACACGAAGCGGAATGGGATTACGAAGAGGATTCGGGTGAAAGCGCAGCTTGAGAAGCAAGTATCTACCGCCGCCCCGAGCATTGATTTCAGCGACCCGGATTGGAAGTTCAAGTACCAGAAGGACTTCGAGTCGAGATTCAACATTCCGCATATCACCGATGTGTTTCCCGACGCCGTTGCGTATCCCTCCACGTTTTGCCTTAAGATGAG GACTCCTGTAAGTTCTGATTTTCCGAGAGGATATCCGTCGGATGAGGAATGGCATGGGTATATCAACAAAAACGACAGAGTACTGCTTAAG GTGATCCGTTATTCGTCTCCTACATCCGCAGGAGCAGAGTGCATCGACGCAGATTGTACATGGGTAGAGCAATG GGTTCACCGTGCTGGGCCCCGAGAAAAAATATACTTCAAACCCGAAGAAGTGAAAGCGGCAATTGTTACATGTGGAGGCCTTTGTCCTGGTCTCAATGATGTCATACGACAG ATAGTCATCACTCTTGAGATATATGGTGTGAAAAAGATTGTCGGGATCCCTTTCGGGTATCGCGGGTTTTCTGACGTAGGTTTAGCTGAGATGCCG TTATCGCGGAAAGTGGTTCAGAATGTCCATCTCTCTGGAGGGAGCTTGCTAGGAGTGTCTCGTGGGGGACCTAAAGTTAGTGAAATTGTGGACAGCATGGAG GAAAGAGGAATCAATATGCTTTTTGTGCTGGGTGGAAATGGTACCCATGCTGGCGCCAATGCCATACATGAAGAG TGCCGTCAAAGACAATTGAAAGTGGCTGTTGTTGGTGTCCCAAAAACCATAGACAATGATATTCTGCTCATGGATAAAACATTTGGTTTTGATACAGCCGTTGAAGAAGCACAAAGAGCTATTAATTCTGCATATATTGAG GCACACAGTGCTTATCGTGGTATAGGGATTGTGAAATTGATGGGTCGTAGCAGTGGATTTATTGCTATGCAGGCATCCCTTGCTAGTGGACAAATTGATATATGCTTGATTCCAGAG GTGCCATTTAATCTTCACGGACCTCATGGTGTCTTAAACCATTTAGAATACCTTCTCGAGACGAAGGGATCTGCCGTTGTCTGTGTTGCAGAGGGAGCTGGGCAG GACCTGCTTGTAAAAACCAATGCTACAGATGCATCTGGAAACATCGTACTCGGAGATATTGGTGTCCATATACAACAAGAG GTGAAGAAGTTCTTTAAAGGGATTGGAAATCCAGCAGATGTGAAGTTCATTGATCCCACCTACATGATCCGTGCGTGCCGTGCAAATGCATCAGATGGAATCCTCTGTACTGTTCTTGGTCAAAATGCT GTTCATGGTGCATTTGCCGGGTACAGTGGCATCACAGTCGGAATCTGCAACACACATTACGTCTACTTTCCTATCCCTGAAGTCATCGTGCAACCCAGAATAGTCGACCCCAACAGCAGGATGTGGCATCGTTGTTTGACGTCCACTGGCCAACCAGACTTCATCTAA